In a genomic window of uncultured Flavobacterium sp.:
- a CDS encoding efflux RND transporter permease subunit: protein MKLAEISIKRPSLVIVLFTILILGGLFSYSQLGYELIPKFEQNVITISTVYPGASPSEVENTVTKKIEDAIASLENVKKIDSKSYESLSIVSITLTSNAKVDFSLNDAQRKINAIISDLPDDVKTPALTKFSLSDLPIMTLGANGKMDEAAFYDLIDKKIAPILSRVQGVAQVNIIGGSEREIQVNLDALKMQGYGLSVPQVQQNILTSNLDFPTGNIQTRNQKILIRLAGKYKSVTELRNLVVSSQNGIQVRLSDIADVQDTQKIAEKISRVDQKSAIVLQIVKQSDANAVAVSEQLLKTIAILEKDYKENQLKLEVAKDSTIFTLEAADSVVHDLLIAVVLVALVMLFFLHSIRNSLIVMVSIPASLIATFIGIYLMGYTLNLMSLLGLSLVVGILVDDAIVVLENIYRHMEMGKNRIRASYDGTAEIGGTVTSITLVIVVVFLPIAMSSGLVSNIITQFCVTVIISTLLSLLASFTIIPWLSSRYGKLEHIEGKNLFGRIILGFENYLTRFTNWISVLLTWCLDNYGKTVILVLILFFGSIFGLGGFIGGEFFASSDSGEFLVQIEMPKDASLEQTNFMTQKAEAYLKSQEYVHSQITTVGQTSEGFGASQATAYKAEIDVKMIEQKDRTDDANVYAAKIKRKLEKVLVGAKVKTVPVGILGTAEDATLGLIVTGPSTEAAMAFAKQAEAELRTIPGTTEIKLTVEDGNPEVNVKVDRDKMAALGLTLQTVGLTMQTAFSGNTDGKYRAGEYEYDINIRYNAFDRKSITDVSNLIFINAAGQQIKLSQFADITEGSGPSQLERRDKSASVTVKGQNVGVPSGTIVGIWQKKLDKLKKPAGVNYIWGGDQENQSEGFGTLGIALLAAIILVYLVMVSLYDSFVHPFVVLFAIPLSFIGALLALALTNNSLNIFTILGIIMLIGLVCKNAIMLVDYTNQRRAAGESIRTALIQANHARLRPILMTTIAMVFGMFPIALASGAGAEWKNGLAWVIIGGLISSLFLTLIVVPVIYQIMEGIIRRLSKGEKIDYEAEMVADYVHTELSEDGFNPKHTH, encoded by the coding sequence ATGAAATTAGCCGAAATATCCATAAAACGTCCGTCGTTAGTAATTGTATTGTTTACAATTCTAATACTTGGTGGATTGTTCAGCTACAGCCAGTTAGGTTATGAGCTGATCCCGAAATTTGAACAAAACGTTATTACAATTTCTACAGTTTATCCGGGAGCTTCTCCAAGTGAGGTAGAAAATACGGTAACTAAGAAAATTGAAGATGCGATCGCATCGCTTGAGAATGTTAAGAAAATTGACTCAAAATCGTACGAAAGTTTATCTATTGTTTCGATTACACTTACATCAAATGCAAAAGTCGATTTCTCTTTGAATGATGCACAACGTAAAATAAACGCTATTATTAGTGATTTGCCAGATGATGTTAAAACACCGGCATTAACCAAATTCTCGCTGAGTGATTTGCCAATTATGACGCTTGGTGCCAACGGAAAAATGGACGAAGCAGCTTTTTATGACTTAATTGACAAAAAAATTGCGCCTATTTTATCTCGTGTTCAAGGTGTTGCTCAGGTAAATATTATTGGTGGTTCTGAACGTGAAATTCAAGTAAATCTTGATGCATTAAAAATGCAAGGTTACGGATTATCAGTTCCTCAGGTGCAACAAAACATCTTGACTTCGAATTTAGATTTCCCAACAGGAAACATCCAAACTCGTAATCAAAAAATATTAATTCGTTTAGCGGGTAAATATAAAAGTGTTACAGAATTAAGAAACTTAGTAGTTTCGTCTCAAAACGGAATTCAGGTTCGTTTAAGTGATATTGCAGATGTTCAGGATACTCAAAAAATTGCTGAAAAAATATCACGTGTAGATCAAAAAAGTGCCATCGTTTTACAAATCGTAAAACAATCTGATGCAAATGCTGTTGCGGTAAGTGAGCAATTATTGAAAACAATTGCTATTCTTGAAAAGGATTACAAAGAAAATCAACTAAAATTAGAAGTTGCAAAAGACAGTACTATTTTTACTCTTGAAGCAGCAGATTCTGTAGTTCACGATTTATTAATTGCAGTAGTTCTGGTAGCATTAGTAATGTTATTTTTCTTGCACAGTATTAGAAACTCATTGATTGTAATGGTTTCTATTCCGGCATCTTTGATTGCTACTTTTATTGGTATTTATTTAATGGGATACACATTAAACTTAATGAGTTTACTTGGATTATCTCTGGTTGTAGGTATTCTGGTCGATGATGCGATTGTGGTCCTCGAGAATATTTATCGACATATGGAAATGGGTAAAAACCGAATTCGTGCTTCTTATGATGGAACGGCAGAAATTGGTGGAACCGTAACTTCGATTACATTAGTAATTGTGGTAGTGTTCTTGCCTATTGCGATGAGTTCAGGTTTAGTATCTAATATTATCACGCAATTTTGTGTTACGGTAATTATATCAACTTTACTTTCGCTTTTAGCTTCATTTACTATTATTCCTTGGTTATCATCTCGTTATGGTAAACTAGAACATATTGAAGGAAAGAATTTATTTGGAAGAATTATTCTTGGTTTCGAAAATTATTTAACACGTTTCACAAACTGGATTTCTGTATTATTAACCTGGTGTTTGGATAATTACGGTAAAACAGTGATTCTTGTATTGATCTTATTCTTTGGATCTATTTTTGGACTTGGAGGATTTATTGGAGGAGAATTTTTCGCATCATCTGATAGTGGTGAATTCTTAGTTCAAATCGAAATGCCAAAAGATGCTTCGTTAGAACAAACAAACTTCATGACGCAAAAAGCTGAGGCTTACTTGAAATCTCAGGAATATGTTCACAGTCAAATTACAACGGTAGGACAAACCTCAGAAGGTTTTGGAGCATCGCAAGCTACGGCTTATAAAGCTGAGATTGACGTAAAAATGATCGAACAAAAAGATCGTACAGATGATGCTAACGTTTATGCTGCAAAAATTAAACGTAAGTTAGAAAAAGTACTAGTTGGAGCAAAAGTTAAAACGGTTCCTGTAGGTATCTTAGGAACTGCTGAAGATGCGACTTTAGGATTAATCGTAACAGGTCCTTCTACAGAAGCGGCAATGGCATTTGCTAAACAAGCGGAAGCAGAATTACGTACTATTCCAGGAACAACTGAGATCAAATTAACAGTTGAAGACGGAAATCCTGAGGTAAACGTAAAAGTAGATCGTGATAAAATGGCTGCTTTAGGATTAACGCTTCAAACAGTTGGTTTAACGATGCAAACTGCTTTTAGCGGAAATACAGACGGTAAATATAGAGCAGGAGAATACGAATATGATATCAACATTAGATACAATGCATTCGATAGAAAAAGTATTACTGACGTAAGTAATTTGATTTTTATCAATGCAGCAGGACAACAAATTAAGTTATCTCAATTTGCTGATATTACAGAAGGTTCAGGACCTAGCCAGTTAGAGCGTAGAGACAAATCAGCTTCTGTAACTGTAAAAGGACAAAACGTTGGGGTTCCTTCAGGAACAATTGTTGGAATCTGGCAGAAAAAGCTGGATAAATTGAAAAAACCTGCTGGAGTAAACTATATCTGGGGTGGTGACCAAGAAAACCAATCTGAAGGATTTGGTACTTTAGGAATCGCTTTATTGGCCGCTATTATTTTGGTTTACCTTGTAATGGTGAGTTTGTATGACAGTTTCGTTCACCCGTTTGTGGTATTGTTTGCTATTCCGCTTTCGTTTATTGGAGCTTTATTGGCATTAGCATTAACAAATAACTCATTAAATATCTTTACCATTTTGGGTATCATCATGTTGATTGGTCTGGTGTGTAAGAATGCGATCATGTTGGTCGATTACACCAACCAACGAAGAGCAGCAGGAGAATCAATCAGAACGGCA
- a CDS encoding efflux RND transporter periplasmic adaptor subunit, with protein MKKTIITIVIIIAALGVIGYVLNNNKKENKAKTDIVAEKNAAVSVKVTPVKTEEISLDFVANGNFQPIQQLTFSAEKSGKVISVLAKEGDYVKVGQTLLTMRGDVINVSAQQAQAVYQNAKSDYSRYENAFKTGGVTKQQLDQAKLALTNAESNLKQANINVGDTKVKAPINGFINKKYIEPGSILTGMPATALFDIVNVSKLKLVVTVNENQVASLRVGNQINVTASVYPDKTFSGKITFIAAKADESLNFPVEIEITNNVNNDLKAGMYGTANFASNQQKQHLMVVPRNAFVGSVSSNEIFVVEKGIAKLKKVTAGRILGDQVEIINGLSDGEIVVTTGQINLQDGNTVEIIK; from the coding sequence ATGAAGAAAACTATTATAACAATCGTAATCATAATCGCAGCACTGGGTGTGATTGGATATGTCTTAAATAATAATAAGAAGGAGAATAAAGCAAAAACAGATATCGTAGCCGAGAAAAATGCTGCAGTTTCAGTAAAAGTAACTCCTGTAAAAACGGAAGAAATTTCACTGGATTTCGTTGCAAACGGAAACTTTCAACCAATTCAACAATTAACATTTTCTGCTGAGAAATCTGGAAAAGTAATTAGTGTTTTGGCTAAAGAAGGAGATTACGTAAAAGTAGGTCAGACTTTATTAACAATGAGAGGTGACGTTATTAATGTAAGTGCTCAACAAGCGCAAGCAGTTTACCAAAATGCAAAATCTGATTATAGCAGATATGAAAATGCTTTTAAAACTGGCGGAGTTACTAAACAACAATTAGATCAGGCAAAATTAGCGTTAACAAATGCTGAGTCTAACTTGAAACAAGCAAACATTAATGTTGGAGATACTAAAGTAAAAGCTCCAATCAATGGTTTTATCAATAAAAAATACATTGAGCCAGGATCTATCTTAACAGGAATGCCTGCAACTGCTTTGTTTGATATCGTAAATGTTTCTAAATTAAAATTAGTAGTTACAGTAAACGAAAATCAAGTTGCTAGTTTGAGAGTAGGAAACCAAATTAATGTAACAGCGAGTGTTTATCCTGATAAAACTTTTTCTGGAAAAATCACTTTCATTGCAGCAAAAGCGGATGAGTCTTTAAACTTCCCGGTTGAAATTGAAATCACAAATAATGTAAATAACGACCTGAAAGCAGGTATGTATGGAACTGCAAATTTTGCATCAAACCAACAAAAACAGCACCTTATGGTTGTGCCTAGAAATGCTTTCGTAGGAAGTGTTAGTAGTAACGAAATTTTTGTAGTTGAAAAAGGAATTGCAAAATTGAAAAAAGTTACAGCTGGAAGAATTTTAGGAGATCAGGTAGAAATCATCAACGGATTATCTGACGGTGAAATTGTAGTTACTACAGGTCAAATTAACTTACAAGACGGTAATACAGTAGAAATTATTAAATAA